In Erigeron canadensis isolate Cc75 chromosome 7, C_canadensis_v1, whole genome shotgun sequence, one DNA window encodes the following:
- the LOC122608733 gene encoding methyl-CpG-binding domain-containing protein 7-like, whose protein sequence is MEDPVTDADDYARHRQIVPFIADVTPISHSIPPSSSFGSHGVNTASPTNTLSVSKFTLPEGWYVKTVPRKNTTSGIMADKYYRDPVTGRYFRSLRAVERYITLGTIPLDIRDYRKNIEGGIIEEITPRKARAKRLNRQCDEKVDSNNTEEVTPRKARAKRLNYRHLVKNSGSQDMIVASDKRLDLEEDKDSQNQLAIVSPTSVSSRSSFKLPEGWVVEEAPRRSGNYVDKIYHEPGTGQKFRSLLAVQRYLAYLEDNSPLSVVLEEIKENNLPLSKAFKLSSCIKNCGSYNSWKTNLSRKEKSSTSASPPDRVNWVIAGRADTWNAFADETLVVDSVKQQWRNAFMMAINTKNITPLSG, encoded by the exons ATGGAAGATCCGGTCACCGACGCCGATGATTACGCCCGCCACCGTCAAATTGTTCCCTTCATCGCTGACGTCACCCCAATTTCTCATTCCATTCCTCCTTCATCTTCATTTGGCTCTCATGGCGTCAACaca GCGTCTCCCACAAATACACTAAGCGTATCAAAGTTTACTCTGCCCGAAGGTTGGTATGTGAAAACGGTACCTCGTAAGAATACTACGTCTGGAATTATGGCTGACAAG TATTACCGTGATCCAGTAACAGGACGATATTTCCGATCCCTTAGAGCTGTTGAGAGATACATTACCTTAGGAACTATACCTCTAGACATCAGGGATTATCGTAAAAATATTGAGGGAGGCATTATTGAAGAAATTACACCTAGAAAAGCAAGGGCCAAAAGGCTAAACCGTCAGTGTGATGAAAAGGTTGATAGCAACAATACTGAAGAAGTAACACCCAGAAAAGCAAGGGCCAAGAGGCTAAATTATCGTCATCTTGTGAAG AATTCAGGCAGTCAGGATATGATTGTAGCCAGTGATAAG AGATTAGATTTGGAAGAGGATAAAGATAGTCAAAATCAGTTGGCTATTGTGTCTCCTACTAGTGTTTCGTCTCGATCGTCCTTCAAACTTCCTGAAGGTTGGGTTGTGGAGGAGGCACCTCGTAGATCTGGAAACTATGTTGATAAG ATTTACCATGAGCCTGGGACTGGACAGAAGTTCCGATCCTTGCTAGCAGTTCAGAGATACCTAGCATACCTGGAAGATAATTCACCATTATCAGTCGTACTAGAAGAAATCAAAGAAAACAATCTACCTCTTTCCAAGGCTTTCAAATTGAGCAGTTGTATAAAG AATTGCGGCTCATACAATTCATGGAAGACAAACTTGTCTAGAAAAGAGAAATCGTCAACGAGTGCCAGTCCTCCAGACAGAGTCAATTGGGTTATAGCTGGTAGAGCAGACACTTGGAATGCTTTTGCGGATGAGACGTTAGTTGTAGATTCTGTGAAGCAACAATGGAGAAACGCATTTATGATGGCCATCAACACCAAAAATATTACTCCACTTTCTGGGTAA